A single region of the Fibrobacterota bacterium genome encodes:
- a CDS encoding sulfite exporter TauE/SafE family protein, translating into MSYVYVLAGLFVGFIVGMTGVGGGSLMTPILLHFGIVPVNAVGTDLLYAAITKANGVLVHQKKKNVDWSITMRLACGSIPAAVLTLIAFRLMQSHGPARATNAVITYSLGIALLITSVAIICKQPLLNWSHRNDVFLTRMTESQRHVATVIIGFVLGIIVSITSIGAGALGTMALFLVFPLLPTSKLVGTEIAHAVPLTLIAGLGHASAGNVDFMLLGNLLVGSLPGIWLGSHAAGAVPEKVLRPILAAMLVYAGLKLLLK; encoded by the coding sequence ATGTCCTATGTCTACGTCCTGGCAGGCTTGTTCGTCGGGTTCATCGTGGGGATGACGGGCGTGGGCGGCGGCAGCCTCATGACCCCGATCCTGCTCCACTTCGGCATCGTGCCCGTCAACGCTGTCGGGACCGATCTGCTTTACGCGGCCATCACCAAGGCCAACGGCGTTTTGGTCCACCAGAAAAAGAAGAACGTGGATTGGTCCATCACCATGCGGCTCGCCTGCGGCAGCATTCCCGCCGCCGTGCTGACCCTGATCGCCTTCCGGCTGATGCAATCCCACGGCCCCGCCCGCGCCACCAACGCGGTCATCACCTATTCGCTGGGCATCGCGCTGCTTATCACTTCGGTCGCCATCATATGCAAGCAACCCCTGCTCAATTGGAGCCACCGCAACGACGTGTTCCTGACGCGCATGACCGAATCGCAACGGCATGTCGCGACGGTCATCATCGGTTTCGTCTTGGGAATCATCGTCTCCATTACTTCCATCGGAGCCGGGGCCTTGGGAACCATGGCCTTGTTCCTGGTCTTCCCGCTTCTGCCTACCTCCAAGCTGGTCGGGACCGAAATCGCCCACGCCGTTCCCTTGACCCTCATCGCGGGACTCGGCCACGCCAGCGCGGGCAATGTGGATTTCATGCTGCTCGGCAACCTGCTGGTGGGCTCCCTGCCCGGTATCTGGCTGGGAAGCCATGCCGCGGGGGCGGTGCCGGAAAAGGTCCTGCGCCCGATCCTCGCGGCCATGCTGGTATACGCCGGCCTCAAACTGCTCCTGAAGTAA
- a CDS encoding DUF4166 domain-containing protein, whose protein sequence is MRSIYAQAMGPDFAKLHPNIQERFGFRSADGIASIGKGVMEEVWLGPVYTVPFLYVGAWRNIMFPQQGRNVPFTIENYAYTDGFGRETVTWVRKYEFPGKRRRFDATMIYSPARARIVDYLGTHQHLAVDIGLSVAPNGGLRLVSGEQRFYEGFLGFRFPMLFSGRAEVCEWFDESQGRFRISVEVSNRFWGRLFGYRGSFDVEYRPVASASEIPADVKPVREERRE, encoded by the coding sequence GGAGCGGTTCGGATTCCGCAGCGCGGATGGGATCGCGTCCATCGGGAAGGGGGTCATGGAAGAAGTTTGGCTCGGACCCGTCTACACCGTGCCGTTCCTGTACGTCGGCGCGTGGCGCAACATCATGTTCCCCCAGCAGGGGCGAAACGTTCCCTTCACCATCGAAAACTACGCCTATACGGACGGCTTCGGCAGGGAGACCGTCACGTGGGTGAGGAAATACGAATTCCCCGGTAAACGCCGCCGCTTCGATGCGACGATGATCTACAGCCCCGCGCGCGCGCGCATCGTCGATTACCTGGGCACCCATCAGCATCTGGCCGTGGACATAGGCTTGTCCGTCGCGCCTAACGGCGGGCTGCGCTTGGTTTCCGGAGAGCAGCGGTTCTACGAAGGTTTCCTGGGCTTCCGGTTTCCCATGCTTTTCTCCGGCCGGGCCGAAGTATGCGAATGGTTCGATGAGTCCCAGGGCCGCTTCCGCATCTCCGTAGAAGTGAGCAACCGGTTTTGGGGACGCCTATTCGGGTATCGCGGATCGTTCGACGTGGAATACCGCCCGGTCGCTTCCGCGTCGGAAATCCCCGCCGACGTAAAACCGGTACGTGAAGAACGGCGGGAGTAA